CCAGCCCAAAGGCAGGGCGGCGGAAGGCTGTGCACCCGCCCAGCCTTCCCCAGCGCCCAGCTCCGGGCAGCGCTCCCAAGGGTGGCAACCCAGCGCCGCGCCCCGGAATGGCCTATTCTCGGCCCTTCTCCTccggaaagaaaagaaactccaGGAAAGGCACAGACTGAATGCAGGGCGTCAACTCAGGCCCATTCCCACCAAAGTAGAACACAGCCCCCTcattcccccacctccacccgaCCCCGCCGGGGAAGAGAAGGAAGTCCTTGAGCACTATCCCACCTCTTTGGCCACCACTTTCCTCTCTGCTCTCGCCAAAGAAGCCCCTTCCTCCATGCTACCCTGCTGCGCCCCCAGCATGTACGCAGCCCCCCAACTTTGCAGTCCGCCCATCGCGCCctacagccagaaagaaaatagctttaaggaaagagagagggtgaGAGATGGGGCCAGGAAGGGTGCGGGACAGCCGCGGGCGACGCGCCTCAGTGCCCCCAGTTGCTGAAGCCGATCTCCTGCTTGTATCTGTTAGTGAGGATGTTGGCTTTGCGCGTGAGTTTGGAGAGCACAGTGTGCAGCCCTCGCAGGTGGTAGTGGAACTGCTGTTCCAGGTCCTCCTCGCCGGCGTCCGCGCCCTCCAGGTTGCTCAGGTCCACCAGGATGTCCTTGGACTTCCAGGCGCTCCCCTCCTCGCTCCCTGCCGCCGGCGGCTGGTGCAGGACCCCCCACTCGATGTCGTTTCGGATGGACTTCAGCAGCACGTAGTGGCTGTACATGTCCCGGGAGGGCGCGAAAAAGCTGCCATTGGCGCTGCCCGGGCTGGGGGCCGGGGGCGTGCGCTCCTCCATGCAGCCACCACTGCCGCCTACCTCCACGCCGACATCGTTGTCCAGCTCGGGCTCGGCCAGTGGCACGTCACGCAGCAGACTGGGCACCATCACCGTCTGGTCCATGTTGTTCACGGCGCCGATGAAGCGATTCATGGCGTTAAAGAGCGAGTGCTTCTGGTTGTAGGTGTCGCAAATTTGCATCATGGTGGCCGCGTGGGCGCCGAAGCACAGGGACGCAGGGGCACGGGATGGCCGGCTAGGGCGAGGGGCTGCCCGCCTTCACGCGCTCTGTGAGGCCCGCGCCGGGAGCCTGGCTACTGCCGGTGCGGCGGGATTCCCGGCTCCTCCTCCGCCCTCTCCAACTCTCGTGTTGATCGCAGCCCGGCCCTGCGGGATGCGCGACTTCTGGCTTTGGCGTCCGGAAGCTCGCGATATCAGCTCGTGGTCCCTGGGTCGAGCCCTTTGCCTGCTTGGAAGACGGGGACGAAAGAGATTATTCATCCAGCTAGGGTGCCCGGTACCCTAGCTTGCGCgcaccgcccctcccctccccccccaccccccgggttACTGCTTTTCTGGGACTGCGCCCGGGTGGCTCCCAGCTATCAGGCGGTCCCACCTCCTAGCGCACCCAGTGCCTCTGAGAGAAAGAAGGTGGACTCCCCACTCCCGTCTCCCTCCGCAAAGCCGGAGTCCAAGCACCCCCGAAGACCGGCAGAAATGGGAAGGGGGCACGCACTTCCTCCGGCGCCTCGAGATCCCCTGCTGCTGGGTAGCTC
This Budorcas taxicolor isolate Tak-1 chromosome X, Takin1.1, whole genome shotgun sequence DNA region includes the following protein-coding sequences:
- the MID1IP1 gene encoding mid1-interacting protein 1, with translation MMQICDTYNQKHSLFNAMNRFIGAVNNMDQTVMVPSLLRDVPLAEPELDNDVGVEVGGSGGCMEERTPPAPSPGSANGSFFAPSRDMYSHYVLLKSIRNDIEWGVLHQPPAAGSEEGSAWKSKDILVDLSNLEGADAGEEDLEQQFHYHLRGLHTVLSKLTRKANILTNRYKQEIGFSNWGH